A window from Cryptomeria japonica chromosome 1, Sugi_1.0, whole genome shotgun sequence encodes these proteins:
- the LOC131050848 gene encoding expansin-like B1, translating to MAHSSWPFSFIMLLLLTHFNGGDSIPIKSKATNANLTTETGWYKQDFWKYLGRNVTEVSDKIYRGGLACGSCLQVNCINQTHCKNNSVNLVVVGSGYAGENDFLINWDAYKQLFPNGTSFQLPGSIDIVYNRVPCRYPHHNITIWVEKSTPSFMQLVFWYVGGSSDIGGVQLREVEDLKWRDLQLRNGSPVWWINFWDTYDRSLEDNFVVRFNVSDGSRYGWTNASNAIPFSDANAWSSGAKYDSGLQLI from the exons ATGGCTCATTCTTCTTGGCCTTTCTCATTCATTATGCTGCTTCTGCTCACACATTTCAATGGTGGTGACTCCATTCCAATCAAATCAAAGGCAACTAATGCAAATCTTACAACAG AGACTGGTTGGTATAAGCAAGACTTTTGGAAGTACCTTGGTCGAAATGTAACTGAAGTTTCAGACAAAATATACAGAGGAGGATTGGCATGTGGCAGTTGCTTGCAG GTGAACTGCATCAATCAGACTCATTGCAAAAACAACAGTGTCAATTTGGTTGTGGTGGGTTCTGGTTATGCAGGAGAAAATGATTTTCTGATCAATTGGGATGCCTACAAACAATTGTTCCCTAATGGCACAAGTTTCCAATTGCCAGGGAGTATTGACATTGTTTACAATAG AGTGCCTTGCCGATATCCTCACCATAACATAACCATTTGGGTGGAAAAAAGTACCCCTTCTTTCATGCAGCTTGTATTTTGGTATGTGGGAGGCAGCAGTGATATAGGTGGAGTTCAACTTAGAGAG GTGGAGGACTTGAAATGGAGAGATTTGCAACTTAGAAATGGTTCTCCTGTGTGGTGGATAAACTTTTGGGATACATATGACCGTTCGCTAGAGGATAATTTTGTTGTTCGTTTTAATGTGAGTGACGGTTCCAGATATGGATGGACCAATGCTTCTAATGCCATACCATTTTCTGATGCAAATGCTTGGTCTTCTGGAGCTAAATATGATTCTGGATTGCAGCTTATTTAG